The Mangrovimonas cancribranchiae nucleotide sequence TCATTATTTTCAAAGTGGTTTGAAAGTAAATACAATCCTTCTGCTGCATCAAAATATGCTTTAGGACTTATTGTTATGGCGATAGGGTTCGGGTTGTTAGCTTTCGGGTCTTATGGAATAGAAGAAGGTGTTAAGGTAAGTATGATATGGTTAATTCTAGCTTACTTGTTCCATACTTTAGGAGAATTATGTTTATCTCCTGTAGGACTGTCTTATGTAAGTAAATTAGTGCCGGCAAGAATGATTGCCCTTATGTTTGGTATGTGGTATTTGGCCATCGCTATAGGTAATAAGCTAGCCGCTGTACTAGGAGGACAAATTGAAAACATTACAAAAGAGTATAGTCTTTCTACATTCTTCTTAATTTTTACCATTGTACCGCTTGTAGCTGGACTACTTGTATGGGCTTTAAATCCTGTGATGAAAAAATTAATGCATGGTGTGCGTTAAACTATAAAACCGTTAAAAAAAAATAAAATGCTCCATTCTTGGAGCATTTTTTGTAAGTTAGGAACAACTTTTGCAACAAAAAAACTATGAGAACACATATTACAATTCTAATCGTTTCACTACTGTTTGTCGGGAATCTTTGGGCACAAGAAATTAATTGGGTGTCTTTAGAAGAGGCTGTAGAACTTCAAAAGAAAAATCCAAAAAAAATCATTTTAGATGCTTATACCAAATGGTGTGGTCCATGTAAAATGTTAGATAGAAACACCTTTAGCAATAAAGATGTTGCTGCCTATATTAATGAACATTATTATGCGGTAAAGTTTAATGCCGAAGGAAATGAAGAGATAACGTTTAAGGACAACACATTTACAAACCCTAATTACGATCCTGCAAAAGCCAACAGACGTAATTCACCGCATCAATTATCACGATATTTTAGTATAAGGTCGTATCCAACATTGGTATTTCTTGATGAAAATGCCAATTTGTTAGCGCCAATTATTGGCTATAAAACGCCACAACAATTAGAGTTGTATTTAAAACTATTTAAAGACAATAAGCATACCGATATGAATACGCAAGAAAAATTTAATGCGTATTATAAAGCATTTAAACCTGAGTTTAGTAATTAATTTTAGGTTGATGTTTTAAAATAAAAGCTCCTTTTTCATAAGTATAATGGAAAGGGAGTTTTTGTTTTTTACAGGTTGTTTTCCAGCGTGCCACATAAGACTTGTAATTGCTACCATCTGCAATAATAAGTTTGGGTTTAATCGAGTCTATTAAACGAGTTAAGTTTATTTTAGGCGAGTTTCTTAGTAAAATAATATCAGGAATTAGTGTCTTAGTGTTGTAAACTCCTATGCTATCAACAATAAGAAGTAGTTGGTCATTTATTTGATAAATAGGATTTATGGAATCATATTCTGTCATAGAAATATGTGCACCAACCCGGTAGTTTTTAAGAAACTTTTGCGTTTTGATGGCTTCTGATTTTAGGTTGTGATTAATGGTTAGCAAATCATTCGACTTTTTTCCTATTATACTATGTCTGCTTTTATGAAACACAATAAACTCATGGGTGCTTGTGTGGTATTTTTCGTAGAGAAACGTTAGTTGTAATATTAACACGCTTATTAAAAAAGGGATAACTAAGTTAGATTTGTTTTTTGAAGTAATTAGGAAATAAGAAACCACGATTAGTAAATACGTTGCAATAACTTGAGGAAATTCAAAAGAAATATCATCAAAAAAGAAGGCTTCTTGTTTAGCTACCCAAGCCACTAACTTATTTATTTGGGAAATAAGCCAACTATATATGTCGGGCAATAGCGGGATATTAATGTTTACTAAAGCAAAAAATATAATTAAAATGCCAAGGGCTAGAATACATCCTAAAAACGGAATAATTACAATGTTTGAAATAAAAAACAGCCCTGGAAATTGATGAAAATAAAACAAAGCAATTGGCGCAACGCCTAGTTGTGCTGCAAATGAAACGGTAATAACGTTCCACATAAGTTTATCAAAAGCCCATTTTGGTGTATAGAGGTTGTAAAAAACAGGTTGAAATGCTACAATAGCAATAACGGCTAAGTAACTTAATTGAAAACCAACATCAAATAAAAATAGGGGTTTTACTAAAAGTAAAATAAAAGCCGAGATAGCTAAAATATTGTAAATGTTAGTGGGTTTTCTCAAGTTTATAGAAATTGCCACAGCCGTAAACATAGTAACAGCTCTCACAACAGAAGCCGATAATCCTGCAATTATAGCAAAACTCCATAAACACAATAAAATAACTATTATTTTAATAAATTTTCCCTGTTTTAAATACTCTAATAGGCGTAAAACAAAATTTAAAATAAGTAAAACGATACCAACATGTAATCCAGAAACAGCTAAAATATGAACTGCGCCAGCATGGGTGTAATTAGTATAAATGTCTTTATTAATATGTTGTCGTTGTCCTAACAAAAGGGCATTGGTTATAGCGAGTACGTCTTGGTTAAATTCATAGTGTTTAAGTTGTTTATTTATCTGTCGCCTTATTTTGTAAGCGATACCATAAATAGATGTTTTGTGTAATGTGTCAAGCTTTATAAGATTCTTATTACTACTAAATATTTGATGGTATACGTACGATTTTTCTAAATATTCTTTATAGTTAAATTGAAATGGATTTAATGGTTCGTTAATTTGTTTTAAGCTGGTTCTTGAGGTATAAACGGCATCAACATGTATAGCGTTATTTTGTATGCTATCTTTTGCAACATTAAGTAGTATTTTACCAATAACTGGTTTGTCGTTAATAGTAAGAACATTAGCGATGTATTTGTTGTAATAGGCTCCTGGTTTAAGTACTTCTCTAATTTTAAATGTTACTGTAGAAACTTCGTTGCGATTAGTTTTTATTAGGTGAACATAATGATTTTGCGACATTTTTTCATTATGAAAGTTTACTGTAGCCATCCCTAGGAAGAACGTTGTGAAATAGCTTATTAAGCCAAACCAAATAGTTTTCTTAAATAAATGTTTGCTAATGAAATAAGTTAGTATGAAAAGAGAGAAACTTAAACCAAGAATTAGATATGTAAGATGATTAGAGATGTTTAGAAAAACACCTGCAGAAATACCTATAATTAGTACAAGAAGTAATCTTACAATAACAAAATCTAGCAACTTCATGCGTTAAGTTACTAAAAATAAGATTAATATATGTTATAGGACGCGTCTGGCTTGTACAAAAGCAAAATACCAATATTTTTCAGAAAGCTTAGACGTAATAACACCACGACTAGTCGTAGAGTGAATAAACTCCACATAACCTGGTCGCGTATTTGTTACAATCCCTACGTGGTTAACTTTACGACTATTTTTTCTTGTCGCAAAAAAGAGTAAATCGCCTTTTTGGACATCTTTTAAATCAATCCAATTGCCATGAGTAGATAAACTAGAGGTTGTTCTTGGTAATAGAATATCTTCACTTTTAAAAGCTGTAGTAACAAGCCCAGAACAATCCATGCCGCGTTTTGTGTTACCGCCATATTTATACCTAACTCCATGGTAAGTTTCGGCTTCAGCTATAATATTATTTATAGTTGTATTCGAGCTTGTAGAAGCTGTATAAGTTTTAGATGAAGTAGTCGTAGTTGTTTTGGGAGAGCTATTTTTAGTAGTTGTATGCTTACTTTTTTTTGTAACTACTTTGGTGCCTTTGGTTGACTTACAGGAAACTAAAGTAAGTGCCACAATACACAACAGGTAAAATGTGTTCTTCATGAATTAAGAAATCTTTTCGTAGATGAGTTGAGCTGTTTTTTTACTGGCGCCTTTTCCGCCTAATTTTTTCTCAAGCTCATAATAGTTTATAAAAAACTTAGTGCGCTCATAGTCGTCTAAAATAAGATCAAGTTCAGCTTTTAATCGTTTTTTATTAAAGTCGTTTTGAATTAACTCGGTAACCACTTCTTTATCCATAATAAGGTTAACTAAAGAAATGTATTTAATGTGTTTAACCAATCGTTTTCCAATTTGATATGAAATCCAACTACCTTTATAGCAAACAACTTCGGGAACTTTAAATAAGGCCGTTTCTAAAGTTGCCGTTCCAGAAGTTACTAAGGCTGCTGTGGAAACACTTAATAAATCGTAAGTTCTGTTAGAAACAAAGTGGACATTAGATTTTTTAAGAAATGGTTTGTAAAACTCGTAGTCTTGACTTGGAGCTCCAGCAATAACAAATTGATAGTTTGGATAGTCGTTACTAACGTCAAGCATAACCGAGAGCATTTTTTTAATTTCTTGCTTCCGGCTTCCGGGTAGTAAAGCGATGATGGGCTTTTCGTTTAATTCGTGTTTCGCGCGAAAATCGTATTCATCAATTTGAGTTCTATTGGAAATAGCATCTATTAATGGATGACCAACAAAATGAACAGGAAACCCATGTTTTTTCTCGTAAAAGTCTTTTTCAAACGGAAGAATCACATACATTTCATCAATATCTCTTTTAATGGCTTTAATTCTGTTTTCTTTCCATGCCCAAATTTGAGGTGAAATGTAATAGTGTGTTTTGTAGCCTAAGGCTTTAGCCCATTTAGCAATACGAAGATTAAATCCTGGATAATCAATAAAAATAATAACATCTGGATGATATGCTTCAATATCTTTTTTACAGAACGACAGATTTTTGGTTATGGTTCTTAGGTTCATAATAACTTCTACAAACCCCATAAACGCTAAATCTTTATAATGTTTGATTAAGTTGTCGCTTACATTTTGCATTAAGTCGCCACCCCAAAACCTAAACTCGGCATTAACATCTTGTTTAAGTAATGCTTTCATTAGGTTGGAGCCATGTAAATCTCCCGAAGCTTCGCCTGCAATAATGTAGTACTTCATTATTTAAAATGCTTATAAGAATTTAATGATAAACGTTAAAACAGCTGCAAAAAGAGTAGCTAACAAAACGCCTCTTGCTCGGTATTCTTGTTTCTTTTTTAAAAATATAAAAAAAGCTAATAGATTTAAAACAGCACCAAAACTAATTAATTGACTAATCGAGCCATGAGAAATAGCGGCGTTTAGTGTTTCCCAAAACGGACGGTTGCTATTATAAAATAATGTAGCCATAAATAAACCAATTATATTGGCAATTAAGCCAACTACGAATCCGATAATAATATCTTTTTTATTCATTAAAATTCCACGAGTTTAAAGTTTGAATAGTATGATGTGCAGTTAAATCAAATTGTACAGGAACAATAGAAACATAATTGTTGTTTAAAGCCCATTCATCGGTATCTTCACCATTGTCAAGATTAACAAATTTTCCTGTTAGCCAATAATAATCTTTGCCAAGAGGTGTTTGTCGTTTGTCAAATTCTTCAACCCAATTAGCTTTGGCTTGTCTGCACACTTTTATGCCTTTAATGTCATTAAAAGGTGTGTTTGGAAAATTAACATTTAATACAGTATCTTTAGGAATACCTTCGTTTAGCGCTTTTTTAACAATTTTAGTGGCAAAATGTTTGGCGGCTTCAA carries:
- a CDS encoding thioredoxin fold domain-containing protein, whose amino-acid sequence is MRTHITILIVSLLFVGNLWAQEINWVSLEEAVELQKKNPKKIILDAYTKWCGPCKMLDRNTFSNKDVAAYINEHYYAVKFNAEGNEEITFKDNTFTNPNYDPAKANRRNSPHQLSRYFSIRSYPTLVFLDENANLLAPIIGYKTPQQLELYLKLFKDNKHTDMNTQEKFNAYYKAFKPEFSN
- a CDS encoding ComEC/Rec2 family competence protein produces the protein MKLLDFVIVRLLLVLIIGISAGVFLNISNHLTYLILGLSFSLFILTYFISKHLFKKTIWFGLISYFTTFFLGMATVNFHNEKMSQNHYVHLIKTNRNEVSTVTFKIREVLKPGAYYNKYIANVLTINDKPVIGKILLNVAKDSIQNNAIHVDAVYTSRTSLKQINEPLNPFQFNYKEYLEKSYVYHQIFSSNKNLIKLDTLHKTSIYGIAYKIRRQINKQLKHYEFNQDVLAITNALLLGQRQHINKDIYTNYTHAGAVHILAVSGLHVGIVLLILNFVLRLLEYLKQGKFIKIIVILLCLWSFAIIAGLSASVVRAVTMFTAVAISINLRKPTNIYNILAISAFILLLVKPLFLFDVGFQLSYLAVIAIVAFQPVFYNLYTPKWAFDKLMWNVITVSFAAQLGVAPIALFYFHQFPGLFFISNIVIIPFLGCILALGILIIFFALVNINIPLLPDIYSWLISQINKLVAWVAKQEAFFFDDISFEFPQVIATYLLIVVSYFLITSKNKSNLVIPFLISVLILQLTFLYEKYHTSTHEFIVFHKSRHSIIGKKSNDLLTINHNLKSEAIKTQKFLKNYRVGAHISMTEYDSINPIYQINDQLLLIVDSIGVYNTKTLIPDIILLRNSPKINLTRLIDSIKPKLIIADGSNYKSYVARWKTTCKKQKLPFHYTYEKGAFILKHQPKINY
- a CDS encoding C40 family peptidase: MKNTFYLLCIVALTLVSCKSTKGTKVVTKKSKHTTTKNSSPKTTTTTSSKTYTASTSSNTTINNIIAEAETYHGVRYKYGGNTKRGMDCSGLVTTAFKSEDILLPRTTSSLSTHGNWIDLKDVQKGDLLFFATRKNSRKVNHVGIVTNTRPGYVEFIHSTTSRGVITSKLSEKYWYFAFVQARRVL
- the lpxB gene encoding lipid-A-disaccharide synthase encodes the protein MKYYIIAGEASGDLHGSNLMKALLKQDVNAEFRFWGGDLMQNVSDNLIKHYKDLAFMGFVEVIMNLRTITKNLSFCKKDIEAYHPDVIIFIDYPGFNLRIAKWAKALGYKTHYYISPQIWAWKENRIKAIKRDIDEMYVILPFEKDFYEKKHGFPVHFVGHPLIDAISNRTQIDEYDFRAKHELNEKPIIALLPGSRKQEIKKMLSVMLDVSNDYPNYQFVIAGAPSQDYEFYKPFLKKSNVHFVSNRTYDLLSVSTAALVTSGTATLETALFKVPEVVCYKGSWISYQIGKRLVKHIKYISLVNLIMDKEVVTELIQNDFNKKRLKAELDLILDDYERTKFFINYYELEKKLGGKGASKKTAQLIYEKIS